The segment GGACCATTGCCTCCTTGGACTTCACCATCTTGAGGCAGATTCTCCATATCAAGCTCCAACCtttgcaagtgagcctgttgctctacTTCTCTTCTTTGTCTTGCTATCTCCCTCTCAAGTGCTCTAATGTCTTcaactcttggaactaggtttgttGGACCTCTGCTCCTTGTGTTCATACACCTGAAATGCAAAGGGAGAAGGACAAAGAGAAGCAATAacacaattaaataaaaattgacttagtctcaagcaaatGACTAAATCCCAATGTCACAATCAACttagaatttggcaacggcgccaatttgatgataggagtttcaaggctcctaatcaaatgttgtagtataaaggatgtcaaaccagttctaagtgattctaaagcaaagggaatgcaagaccatgcttaatctaagtgctacCAGTTTTTGAGATGTTTTTAAACTAGATTACTACCTAAAATGCAATAAAGGACAAAGCTTTCTTTCTTATAAGAAGGGAGAACTCATGGGCTATGGGAATCGATCTTGGGTGATCAAGATTCAACCTAAAGGTGTCAACTTTGAACCAATCTATATCTACCTTAGacctagacacaatcctaaacaaactctatccctagatgaatgctcatttacctagataactcaagcatcaaatccctttggttgaatgttatctaGGTAATCATTAATCACAAGTCTACTAGccatcttaacacctttaacaacaaatccctttggtaaaggatgttaaaagcttaggagagttggttcaggcatttcatcaaacaccttccgggtatgaaatgcctagagctcaactttagagaggccaactctaaagttgcattaaaagccctctactagcaaggaataaGATTGATCTACACCTAAACACCTTAGATCTAgcttaatcacccttaatctccctaacccatgaatccaaagatGACTACTCACTACTTTCCATGATGAGCCCAAGAATCAAAGATGATTTGGTGctaatcatgattagtgatcaagataatcaagcaatcacaagagaaaaatgatcaagataggatctttcacctaaaagttcttttgtgattagatagaaaacaagataAGATCCTACAATTAGGTTTAGAGAGTATTTATGTGACTTCTAAAACCTAATGGGCTTAATTAATCACTTCAAAAGCccaaataaaacataagttttcGACATAAGATAAAACGCGGCGCGGGTGCACTAGGTCGCTCCCATAGGTCGCTCCGAAACACATGCTTCACCTCTCCAAAACGCGCGCGGGTTGATGACGTCGCTCCAGAGGTCGCTCTGCATCCGCCGCGGGTGAGTGACGTCGCTGCCATAGGTCGCTCCGCATAATGAAAGTCGTCGACAAGAAGTTGGGCTTGGAGCGGGTGTATCACCTCGGTGCAAGACGTCGCGCCAGCCTTCGATTCTTCTGGAGCGGGTGTCGCACGTCGCTCCCGTACCCCGCTCTGGTGCTTTGCTCGCCTAAACAGCATTTTCCACTCCCTTTTTGATCCCAAATGCTTCCAAGTACCTCTAATATCTCCAATGGAAACTCCAAAACCTGATAGAGACTTATGCAGTGCAAAAAGAGACTAAAATGCATGATTCCTAATCTAGATGATCAAAACATGCAAGAAATAGAGGGTTAAAACAATGTaattatgcaagatatcaattGTTTACCACTATACAACACTCTCAGGCGTCACGTGAAGGGCAAGTCATCTCTCTTGGCCAGCCCGTTAGCTCCTCCCAGTCTTCCAGTTCCTGAAAATGCTAAACTTTTTGCTTGGGTTGGTGATGAGATTTTGCCACGTGAGATGGCCAAGGTgcttaaactttatatacatgtTTACTTTGTTTATGTAtccgatttaaaaaaaactgatgttaatatattcttatattCTTGTTTAAGGTTTCCGTTTTTGACTCCGTGGTGCAAGGCGGTGACTCTGTATGGGAAGGTCTTAGAATCTACAAAGGCAAAGTATTCAAGCTTGAAGAACATCTAGATCGGTAAGAAGCAAGCAAGAGTAAAACCCTAGCACTTCTTCCAAATGTtctttataaatatgtaaaagtATTGCTTTTAGGTTGTTTGATTCAGCAAAGGCTCTAGCTTTCAATAATGTCCCAACCCGCGAGGAGGTAAacattttgatgaagatcataCCATTGTCATAGTTTGGATTCTTGGGTTTTGAATGATAGTTATCAGTTATCACAATGGAAAATGCATAGGTAAAAGCAGCCATCTTCAAAACTCTCATAACCAATGGGATGTTTGACAATACACATATAAGACTGTCTCTAACCCGAGGCAAAAAGGTATGAGACTATTAGTTACACCTTTTAACAATTTCAAAGTAAATATTAAACTCAAACAAGCTATGGATTTGTTAAGGTCACTTCTGGAATGAGCCCTGCGTTTAACCGTTATGGATGCACATTGATCGGTAGTAGTTCTTTATTTGTCTCTTGCAACCATTAAACTATTTAGTCTATGGAATATGgtttttgataattattttttgacgAAATAATGAATAGTCCTTGCTGAATGGAAGCCTCCAGTATATGACAACGATAATGGAATTGTGCTGGTGACTGCAACTACACGTCGCAACTCTCCCACCGTATAGTCCCATTAAAGTTTCATGATTTCATATATGTTTAGCTGAGAGACACATCTACTCAAAAGTGTTGTTTACCatcgttgttttttttttgcagaattTAGATTCCAAGATTCATCACAACAATCTCCTCAATAACATACTCGCAAAGGTTCAGTCATTTGCCACAGAATCATGTGATCATGTGTTGGTAAGACATAGTTTTTAGATTCTTTCTATGTGATAATGACACAGGTTGAAAGCAACAACGCTAATGTCGATGATGCAATCATGCTTGACAAGGATGGCTTTGTGTCTGAAACCAATGCAACCAACCTTGTAAGATCTTCAAGAGGCTCGGATtgaacatttttactctctaaaAAGACCTAATGAGATGTGTTTAATGCAGTTCATGGTGAAGAATGGCGTAGTTCTCACTCCCCATGTAGATTACTGTCTCCCAGGGATTACCCGAGCTACTGTAAGAGTCTAAGAGAGATGAagattttacattattttttctaACATATCTCTATGACTTATTAATGACTATGACATAACCAAACTAATCATCTCATCAATGTCTAGGTCATGGAACTGGTGGTGAAAGAGAACTTCATCCTGGAAGAACGAAACATCAGCTTGTCGGAATTTCATACAAGTGATGAGGTTTCCTATTGTTCTTTCCCTTGGATTAAGAATGTTGTATGATCAATAATTATCTATTTTCAAccatatcaattttttttttcaggtttggACTACAGGAACTATGGGAGAACTCAGCCCGGTAAACACACAATCTCTACTCTACTACATAATCTTTGGGCCGGCATTGTTTAAACAATGCCGGCTCTGGCTCAAAGCATAAGCATAGAAAGCATGGGCTTCAGGCCgctattttaataaatattaaagcAGAGAAATTACTTTTAATCTAGTGGTTTAGTGAGCAATAATCATTGTGAGTCCACTTTTCCCATTAAAACAAGAACCGGATTTGACGATAAATATAAAAAGCtttataattgttttagttTGTTACGTGACGCTTATACTAATCGGAGTTCATTGCTTTCAGGTTGTGAAAATTGATGGTCGTGTGATCGGTGAAGGAGAAGTAGGACCGGTTACAAGAAAACTGCAAAGTGCTTACAAGAAACTGACCGATGATTCGGGTGTCCCGATACCTACTTACCAAAAACTTTGAACCATGTTGAAAGAACTATGGGTGTGTTTACGCAAGTCCATAAAAGACGTTGCGTCGTTTTCACTTTGATAATAATAAGTGCATGATGTTTTTAGCACATGATGGTTTGGGCCAATGTAATAAAGTTGGTCGCGTGCAAGTCAAGTGTGTTTCGTCCTCCTCGCCTATTTCATTATCATGTTTAAAATTGATGGTcttcccttcttcttcttgtatgGCAACTGGAAAGTTCAAAATTTGatcgtttcttttcttttgccaTAGCCGTCATTTAACGATATTATTTAAGTGTTAAGATATTGTTAACTACCAAATTCAAATAGTTTACTAGATACAGTTCTAAAAGTGTTCGTTGGCCCACGTCCAGTGACAATTTCTGAGAGAGTACCTCAgctattgaaatatttttttaaaaaatacaagttaGAAAGAAAAGTTGatatctctactaataaaatggaccttttgaggctccatagagcgtccacatcagcaaaaaaaaactacttccgaaaaatgacacgtggcataaaatatagttttactaattttcaaaaattataaataatatctaaacatacaacataaaaaatggaaaaactacattaaacatatgtaagattacaatttttcacttaaaaaaaacggcttatctccataatgtaacattaccgttttataaaaaaacaaaaaacattatatataattttgaaaataataaatatatgtaaacatacaacataaaatagaaatactacattaaacatatgtaagattaccattttacatttttatttttaaaaataatatgcaaacatacaacataaaaaatggaaaaactacattaaccatatgtaagattacaatttttcactaaaaaaaagacggcttatctccataatgtaacattactattttgtaaaaaaacattatatctatactaataaaagggaccttttgaggctccatagagcgtccacgtcagcaaaaaaaaactacttccaaaaaatgacacgtggcataaaatatagttttactaattttcaaaaattataaataatatctaaacatacaacataaaaaatggaaacactacattaaacatatgtaagattaccatctttcacttaaaaaaaacggcttatctccataatgtaacattaccgttttataaaaaaacaaaaaacattatatataatttcgaaaataataaatatatgtaaacatacaacataaaaaatagaaatactacattaaacatatgtaagattaccattttacatttttatttttaaaaataatatgcaaacatacaacataaaaaatggaaaaactacattaaccatatgtaagattacaatttttcactaaaaaaaagacggcttatctccataatgtaacattactattttgtaaaaaaacattatatataattttgaaaatgataaataatatgtaaacatataacataaaaaatggaaatactacactaaacatatgtaagattaccattttacatttaaaaataacaataatatgtaaacatacaacataaaaaaatggaaatctacattaaacatatgtaagattactatttttcactaaaaaaacggtttatctccataatgtaacattaccattttataaaaaaaagaaaaaaaaacataaatataactattttacattttacatttttatattgtaagattaccattttacatttttatttttaaaaataatatgcaaacatacaacataaaaaatggaaaaactacattagccatatgtaagattacaatttttcactaaaaaaaagacggcttatctccataatgtaacattactattttgtaaaaaaacattatatataattttgaaaatgataaataatatgtaaacatacaacataaaaaatggaaatactacactaaacatatgtaagattaccattttacatttaaaaataacaataatatgtaaacatacaacataaaaaaatggaaatctaCATTAAACAtgtgtaagattactatttttcactaaaaaaacggtttatctccataatgtaacattaccattttataaaaaaagaaaaaaaaagataaatataactatttgactatttgtccaaattcttctattaaacattgtcgttgtacattaaaaatggaaaaatacattaaaacttaaacatctatcttaaaatataaaatatagatattaactaaatataaagtataagaaagagaaatactcaatatatagaaaaataaataataagtatatattataaatatataaatatactaattatattacaataataagtaaatgcacaattttaaaaaaatggaaagaatacattaaatattaaacacctatcttaaaaatgtaaaatatagatattaagtaaatagaaagtataagaaagagaaatacacaacttaaaaacaatgaaaaaaatatattaagatttaaacatctatcttaaaatttaaaatatagatattacgcaaatagaaagtataataaaaggaaatacacaatttaaaaaaatggaaaaaagtacattagtatttaaacatctatcttaaaatgtaaatctatcttaaaatataaaattattagtaaataaaaagtgtaagaaatagaaatacacaatataaataaaaataattaataagtaaatatataatataggtaaatacccaatttaaaaaatggaaaattacattaagatttaaaaatacatcttaaaatttaaaatatagatattacgtaaatagaaagtataacaaatagaaatatacaatttaaaaaaaaatagaaaacgtaaattaacatttaaacatctatcttaaaatgtaaaatagagatattaagtaaataaaaagtacaggaaatagaaatacatatacaggaaaataaataataagtaaataatgtaaatatataatatatgaattatatatataataataagtaaatacacaattttttaagaaaatggaaaaagttcatgaaacattaaacatctatcttaaaatgtaaaatatataatataagtaaatacacaattaaaaaaatggaaaaagtacattaatatttaaatatctattttaaaatataaaatatagatattacgtaagtaaaaatataagaaatggaaataaacattttaaaaactgaaaaagtacattaagatttaaacatctatcttaaaatgtacatctatcttaaaatggtagtaaattatataaaaatagaaataccacattaaacaaaaaaaatgtgtagttttacatcaagaaagttcCTATAAAACTGATTAtcccatcaacatcaacctcacacaatcaaggaaaacttcaaagcactcgagcaaaaaaatggttccaccatcaattcttgccgtcccaaaaacctttaatgaccttgaaggagattttttataacaacgaactttttgttaggtggattcattgttggaaaacccgcaacttccaaaagccaaacttattaatgggaattgaattgcttttcatagacacAAAAGTattcttataaatttaaattaatctaatccataattttattgttaatattcatactaactctttcatgatcaaaccattacagttaataaccattcaagcgtttatcccgaaacacttccttcctcgccgaatcaagtattggttcatgttggtttagtattatttttggtttattaaccggtttaggatgatcctattgtaaatataatttaagttggtttaacatatattatgcttaaaataacttaaattaaataatagtaatattatgcttaaaatataattttagagagttttcaaatatagtttacagaacattataggtgatgaatttaatttattaaattcgttcattacttaaaactaagtttttttaaaaacatactgagttataaatatcaatgatggattggtaaGTATAACacgaagacaaaaatataaatatttaattttcaagataagaaattcagcttttatccagttactctatatataatatcttaattttaaaaaaaaatatacataatttatatatatagattaatcttccaaacttaaactattatattatatatgaataatatttttaaataaaaataatttctgattaaaataaataaatacaaacaaaaaatggttattttcaaataatggatgtaatttacattatactatcatttaacaagtattagatacgttttgatatatcattattttctatttccagaaaacaacaatgttaaacatcaatatcatctaggttaagtatacgaacatcacaattcaaacatcacatttttacataaacattataatacaatattttaatcaaaaaatacaattcaaaaaaaaaaaattcaaagaatagttatttacttaatatttgaaaatcaaagatattttgctaaaattatacttacctggccaaggagatcaacCATCTTTTTACagatcgatcgattgttgagcatgtggtcgatccgaaaatactctggagtttaattaaatatctaaaacatttatttcaacactcaacagatatttttgctaaatatgataactagatagccaacaaaattacaaaaaattatttaaatagtaaaaaatatgttaatttaacgtgttaaaatttaaaaataaatttaaagtatGGCATGcattcttaacatttatataaatatatttcataacctaaatataaataatttaacaacttaaattaaaagaaagtaaaaatcccgggcgtagcccgggttaatccctagtcttaTACAATAAAGTTGGGTTTAGTCTCTCCTCATGAAGCCACCTCATCTCTTTACATAGGGCATTTGTTGACACATGGCATGCTCTCTTTAATAActatcaagtatcgaactaaaaATCTAATATTAGGCCTTTCAAATAATCTAAACCcagaaaaaactaaaattttaagcCCACCAACAATGTGCAGATCAGAGTTCTTCTCTGCTCTGCGTAGCCCCCCTCGAATCTGATCCCCTTCATTCTGTTGACGGAATAACTCCTATTGATGATGGGTGCAATCAATTAACCCCATTATCTGTTCTTCAATGCCGACTTCTCACCTCCCACATCAACGGATGCTACTACATATTTGTCATCAAAGTGCTCATGAGAAATCACAAATCTTCTTCAAATCATAATAGCCTAAAAACCCTAGAAGAATACCATCCAGGAACGGCAAGAATGCAGTTGTTACACGTCTTCTGCGGTTTTGGG is part of the Brassica rapa cultivar Chiifu-401-42 chromosome A09, CAAS_Brap_v3.01, whole genome shotgun sequence genome and harbors:
- the LOC103837198 gene encoding branched-chain-amino-acid aminotransferase-like protein 2 isoform X1, producing MTQVESNNANVDDAIMLDKDGFVSETNATNLFMVKNGVVLTPHVDYCLPGITRATVMELVVKENFILEERNISLSEFHTSDEVWTTGTMGELSPVVKIDGRVIGEGEVGPVTRKLQSAYKKLTDDSGVPIPTYQKL
- the LOC103837198 gene encoding branched-chain-amino-acid aminotransferase-like protein 2 isoform X2; amino-acid sequence: MLDKDGFVSETNATNLFMVKNGVVLTPHVDYCLPGITRATVMELVVKENFILEERNISLSEFHTSDEVWTTGTMGELSPVVKIDGRVIGEGEVGPVTRKLQSAYKKLTDDSGVPIPTYQKL
- the LOC117128381 gene encoding branched-chain-amino-acid aminotransferase-like protein 2, giving the protein MQDINCLPLYNTLRRHVKGKSSLLASPLAPPSLPVPENAKLFAWVGDEILPREMAKVSVFDSVVQGGDSVWEGLRIYKGKVFKLEEHLDRLFDSAKALAFNNVPTREEVKAAIFKTLITNGMFDNTHIRLSLTRGKKVTSGMSPAFNRYGCTLIVLAEWKPPVYDNDNGIVLVTATTRRNSPTV